The following nucleotide sequence is from Anguilla rostrata isolate EN2019 chromosome 3, ASM1855537v3, whole genome shotgun sequence.
CCAGCCGAACGTGAATCGTTCCCTATACCACAGGATCCAGCCGGGTCGTAGTCTAATCCTTCGAATGTGTTCTGCAGTACACACAAAGAAGGAAAACCTTTCCAACTGAGTACCCCCCTCAAAGCTAATCTCCGATTCTCAGAGCCGCATAAAGACAACTTCTGCATTTCTTATAACACTGctttttcagtaatatttagaatAGGACTTTATTATGCATAGATTATGTGTTTGCTGTGTAGGAATTCATCACATCtacatgaatatgcaaatattgAGACATCCCTTCTTATACCAGTTAAATATATGCTCTTTCCCTCTTTGGGCACTCAATGTAGAAAGGGATTGGGGCGGGCAGTTCATTTGTAAATCCATTAAAGAATGCCATTGTATTTCCACGTCTCCAAACAGAAAATTGAGTCGCTCAGAGGCCAGTTGTTTCTTGGTCGACGTCACTTCTGTGATTGAACATGCGCAGAAAGAATTATTTCTGAGCATAAAGTTTATTACATTCGAATAGAGTAGTCGGTTCAAGCGATTACACGGGAACATTCTCCTATCGACCGGGTTAACCCTAACACCACCCCTATCAAATCGAATTAAATTTCAGTCGGAATGGGATAACCTCCGATTGCGGTGATTACGTgagacatttttattctgattggGTTGTCCATGTCCATCTGAGTAGGCATGGAATATGAGGCTCCATGTAAACGTAGCTAGTAATACGGACAGCGCGATAAAAACCCAATAGCTCATTTCGCCTGGACAAGATAGGAAACTAGGTCTACTGTGAACAACTGGTTCCCTGCGCGTCGATGCAGATTAATCAATGAATCAATTTCCTGCTTGGAAGGCACTTCCTTTTATGCTTCATCCTTCAACCTATTGCAAACgctgtgtttatttataattgTATGGCTCCCCTGGTTTGTACTGAGAATCAATGTAGTCATCCATAAAAtagcaggtttttatttatttatttatttataaaattatttattttttttttttttaccgaacATTTAGATTGCATATACCATCTATAGTCTACCTTTGGTGAAAACCGGCAAAGgtttgaaatgtgaaagttAAAGTCAGGCTATATAGGTAAAACATAGGTAAAACATGTCAAAACATCTGTCAACCTGGATTTCACATGTCCAGCATTGAGAATTCAGGTACAAAGACTGAGCTATTCTGATACATTAAGGCACTGCGCTTCAATAATATTAACTGTCTGAATATTTCCTTTTTGGTTGTGTACaattacagttttatttaaatgcatcacTCAGCGTATTCTGGCCTATATGCACTTACACGTTTCTTGACGCTTTTATGCTTCTCTGTTACCCCTAAAACGCTGACTTTGTGCACCCTGCTGATCAAATATGGGCAATATGTTTCATTAAACAAGTAGGCTAATAATTGGCAACAAGGCCTACTGGAATATAAGCCTATAGCTAGCTACAAATATAGgctatttcagtaaaaaaatacatacatgacATTAGCATTACTGATGTGTTAATAAACAATCGTTGTTGTCTTAATTATTCTAAAAAAGATTGGTTTTAAAGCACGTGCCCTGGCTTCTGGAAATATCCCACTGTTTCACGTAAATCTCACTGTTGCCACCTTGCGGTCGATATCGCTGATTAAACAAGATATTTGCACTTCCCATGAAATTAGATTAAGGATGGGTTATCTTCAATAGGCTATCcgttaaattattaaaatctgCCCAATTATTGTGCCAGTTAATGGACACACTTTTTCATAATTGCCATAAAACGCACCAAAGATGCATTTCAAGATttgtagaaataaataaatattttcatgaatttgcCTAGCTATCGGTTATTGATATTTTTGCATGAACCCATCTTGATTTCAGTACCATACAAGTACAGCTAATGACAGGGAAATGTAAACAATGGATTTTAAactacaaatatacaatttcatCATTTACAAAAGCCACACTGTCAATGATGAAAATCTGACATTTGCCATGATACAGTTTTGCTGCATATGTTCCACATTATGTTGCTTTCCCCCCAAATGTCTTTTTCCCCCTGTGCCTGGTTGGGGTGCCCTTTACTGGTGCCAAATTCTTCACCTTATGGGAGAGATTTGTTCGCACCCTCACAGTTGCCAGTTGGCTCGTGGTGACTCCTGATGTGTGGGAGACTTGTGCAGGCCACACagcagacagagggggaggggaggggggaactcAGCCAAGCATTGCAAAGCCATAGTTCAAGCAACCCCCTGGATCCAAGGTGGTGGCTCACAACTATCAGATAGGAACCTAGAGAAAACAGGTGCTGGCAGAGTTTACTGATAAGGAGATATATGAGATTAATGGCAGCGAGTATTGGTGACATGCCTTGGGACAATTCcctaaatgaaagaaataaagaaagaaggaaagaaagaaacaaacagacatgcaGGGTACTTGTATTTGTCAGTGTACAAAAGTTCATACACATAAAGAGGAACAACCAGAAACCATTTAGAACTAGAAACTAGAACACTCAGGCAGAAATGCTTGAAGGCAGACGTTTACCATTTTTTCTCATACTGTATGATGTGTAAGATGCATGAAGCTAATACTTTCTTAAATTCATTACCTAAATCACAAAAAGGACCAGATTGGATGGCTTGGATGCCTCTTGCCTTCTATTCccttctttatttctcttgaCCCCTCCTTGTTGTTTAACATCTCTTCTGTTTAGGTTTACAGTTTGGCATAGATCtactttgcattattttcaacaCAACCCAGTGTGGCAACTAAAGACAGCATTTCAAAATTACTGGCCCCACAGCACACCAGCCATGTTCTAAATAACTCTTGGCTTGAATACTCTGCAGAGTATCGCATACACCCGCcaaacaaaaagacaagaaTTCTGTTTGTCCTTTCTGAAAGGAGGTTCCACATTTATTAATAACCAAAGCAGACAGCAGTGGGTGAAATTTGGGTTGTCGGAGCCAGCCTTTGAAGGAGGATGCAGTGGGGAGTCTACGACTGGGAAGCAGGCAGGGGCACAGAGAAGCAGCCAGGCGTGATTTCATTCAGAATGCTAATGTGTCTTTTGATCTTCCTCCTGTTTTCAAAAGACTTAATATGATCATACGccaattcctttttttctgtccctctcAATTTCTCATTAGGTTAGGCCTTTTGAGGCCTACCaaaaaagcacacatgcatatactgtaaGCACGCACTGTCTATTGTACTGCGTTTAATTTAACCGCTCCAAATCCACAGAGAAACAGTTGCAGAGATACTGGCTGTCTTTTTCAAGTTCATCCTAAAAGCCTAATTAATTTTACATGAGAAATTAACATTGATATTTACGAAATGTCTCATGCATTTCATTAGAATAATTGGTCTTTGTTGTACAAATCCATTTCAAGTTTTCCTTGACACACAAAGCAGTTGTATAAGTAATCTAGCATTCTTCAGGAAGTATCTGCAAAGGGACAtattctgcattttgtttttagtttattttccctctatccaagtaaacaaaaataaagtaaaatgacTTTCATGTACTATTAATATGGGACTTTAATTTTGAATTGCATTATTTTAGCAGCCATTTGCTTACAAAACCAGAATTCAACAGTATAGTAGCTGTTTTGATTTGAATAACAATTCTCAAACATGTATGTTGGTGTCTAAATATACAAGATAtcatgctttcttttttctttttattctaaACATACTGCATAATGAAATTGTTTCCCATCTGGTGTTGATATGATCTCACTGTTCAAGGGGACCAGAGTTGGAAGAAAAAGTTACTTCTCCAAAGCCAttaaatactaataataataaactgccaGTTCTATCTATTATTCAATGACCATTCACACCAAGGTCTTTGAATAtctctgaaaaaatatatatatgagttCATAATAGCCCAGTTTCAGAGTTTGTTTTTACAATGAAAGGTTTGCTGCAGCAATAACATACACTGGGGTAGCTATATTTGGTTGAGATTAGTGAAATGTGCCTGTTCTGCCCCTTACCCCTCCCATCACCAGAAGTGTCATGACACCTAGGACACAGccagtctgtctgttctgacACGTCTACATCTGctccacacacccacccatttGTTACAAACTCACTCCACAATCTGGCTGTGCCTAAGCCTTATCTGGCTCCCAGACAACCCAAATGGCTTACATTAACTGTTGCCTCAAGATATTGTAACTGTCCCTGTTTTGCCTAGGGGGGGAAGTACCCCCCCTATTATAGGAGCAATTTAGATTAAAGAAGGGGAAAACTGATAAGGATTGGAGACCAGAACTGGAAACAGATTGACTGAGTTGTTATCACAGTGATGTTGCAttttgcctttatttatttatttctagtTGTGCATATATGAATTTCTAGTGACTACTGAACCTTCTGAGCTAATCGGACTCTCCAGCATTCCTAGCCTAGAGACATTCACTGTTCCTTGCCTGTtgctatactacactgccatgcACAGGATGTCTGATAACAGGAGATCAGAGAGCTCAGCAGGGCTCATGTGATTTCTTCCAACAGGAGAATTCCTTGGCTTTGTCCCAGTGGTAATCCAAACATTGGATGCATCTTGAAGGCATTGGCTGCCTGTGGGGGGATCTGGCACATTTCAGGGGAATAGCTCCCATTGTttgaacacatttcatgttgTTCCCTTGCAGACCACTTTGCCCATTTCCCTACCAAATTCAGATTTGAATTGGGGTTATATGTGATGCATGCACTCAAAGTGCTAATCATCGTAGGTAGAATTGTCAAAATGACTGTAACTGTTTGAAACTGagaaaatatgtacaaataatgTACTGAAGCTGGAGTATGGGGCCAACTTATTGAAGCATACTATTAGCCttgccttttaaaatatatatatatattcataccAGAGCAGGGAAATCATCCCTTTCCCTTAATTAGCAAAATATATACACTGAAAGTCATGTAAGTTTATTGTAAAATGTTCTCAGAGGGCACTATTTACCATGTATTATGAAGCAGGTGATGAGGCATGCATCTCAAAAGTGGAACTTCATTGGTTGTCGTTTTTTTCTATATCTAGCCCAAGTGGCATTTGCTTACCATGTTTCATGTACTTAGTCACTTTGGCTAAAAGTACctactaaattaattaattgtaattgtaattattaataAGTTAATAAGtggtttaattgttttgaaCATTGCGAAACCATCTGATATAAAGCCTAAAACTGCCCAATTTGTTTAGAGGCTATGCACATGCTACTTGTAGACCCGATCTGCAtatgctgaatttttttttcattagcaaTCCTGTGGATGCGTGTCATGTTATTGTCTTCAATATTTTAGCAAAAGCAAAAGTGCCATGATTCAATTATAAACACGGCATGATTTCAGGTCCTGAATATTTCCAACCATTTACAcggtaaaatgttcaatgttaaatcaagTCTGATAGAATGCATTTTACTTGGACAAAATGCATGCGATTCCTCATGTACTATAGTGTTAAATTCATACTGAGCAAGTAGTGCACGCAGGAAGTGAATAATAACAGTCAATCAGCATAGGGATGGACACCAGAATACAAACTCAAAGGACCCAATGAACTTAAAAATTATGAATCagtaaatgttttgtctttattCAAGGGTTTTCTAACATTCTTTTAATACTAGTTCCGGGGGGCAGCATGCAACAGGTTACAAGGTTGACAATTTCCATATTATGGCATAGGCTGGAGACATCGTGCTAAAACACATCGCATCAAATGCTTTCACATatgtcacacagcacacattggATATCAAACACATTGATTGACGGACATTAATGGGTatacttttcaaaatgtttcgCTATCCATGGACCCATTTGAATAGAACAAATTTAAAACCTCAACAAATGCGACGAACTACCATATTCGGCACAGCACGGGGTAAGTGCCGTTTGGTGGACAACACGGTGATCATTGGTCAGCAGAGTAACTTATTTGCATAAACCACGACTTAAATCCAATGGGAACAACCACCTTCAGTGATACAAAGAAGTCAGTGGCAGTCAACTCCTCTCGAGTTGGGAACAAATACGACCAAAGAGAACTTTatttatgtaggcctatttattaCTTAGTTATTAAGACTATTTATTTTCCGCTGAAGCAATCAATTATGAGTTGCCGAAAAATTAGATTAGGAAATATATGCATAATGCTGTTGACTGTACTCCGTACGGTGCAATGTACAACATTGGAGTACAAAACGTATGAGGAGGATGCTCCCGGAACGGAGATTGGGAGCCTGTCTCATGATCTGAAGATAGAACCGGGGAACAACACGCAGAGAAGTTTTCGCTTTATGGAAGAAGCAAACTCGTCACTGCTTAACTTGGGACCTACCGACGGACTTCTAACAGTCAGAGAGGTCATCGACCGGGAGCAGCTCTGCACTCAGTCAGAGCGATGCCTCATCAACTTTGACATTGTCGCCTTCTACAAAGAAAAGTATCAGCTAATTCATGTGGAAATCGAGGTGATAGATATAAATGACCATTCGCCGCGCTTCGCGCACAATGAATCACATTTAGAAATTTCAGAGAGTTTGGCCGTGGGCACAAGATTCCCATTGGACATTGCAGTGGATCAGGATGTCGGTAACAACTATATTCAAACTTATGAAGTTTCTTCGAACAACCATTTTGGAATTGAAGTGCGTGCCAGGGAGGACGGAGTTAAACACGCTGAGCTTGTACTCTTACAAGCAatggacagagaaacagaggacgCCTATTCAATTCAAGTGACCGCAACAGACGGCGGAAGTCCTCCCAGTTCGGGATCCATGAACGTTCACATTAAAGTACTCGATTCCAATGACAACAGTCCAGCGTTTGAGCACAGTTCATACAAAGTCGAGCTTCACGAGGACGCTCCCATCGGTCTTCTTCTGTTAAAGGTGAAGGCGGTCGACCCTGACGACGGCATTAATGGTGAGGTGGTGTATGCGTTTGTCAAAGACTCACCATCCGAGATTACGCGAGTGTTTAAAATAGATCAGTTTTCTGGCGCCGTGACTTTAAAAGCTGCAGTTGACTATGAGACAAGGCGTTCATATGAACTGAACATTAACGCCTATGATTTAGGCGTAGACTCATCCCCATCCGTCTGTAAAGTCTTTGTGAAAGTAACCGATGTAAACGACAACGCGCCAGAAATCCGCATTAAACCAATGACATCAATGACTGATGGAGTGGCCTGTATCACCGAGGCCGCAGCTACGGAGAGTTTTGTGGCTTTAATCAGAACCTCGGACAGAGATTCCGGTTCCAATGGGAACGTGCGCGTCCATTTACATGGGCACGAGCATTTCAAGCTCCAGCAGGCGTATGGTGGTGCCGTCATGATTGTGACCACCACGACTTTGGACAGGGAAAGAAATCCAGAATACAATTTGACAGTGGAAGCTGAAGACCTGGGGGTTCCCCCCTTCAAAACCATAAAGCAATACACGATTAGAGTAAGTGACGAAAACGACAACGCTCCCCTTTTCAGCAAATCAGTTTACGAAGTTTCCGTTATCGAAAACAATTCTCCTGGCTCTTATATTACAACAGTTGTGGCACGCGACCTTGATATAGGTGATAATGGAAAAGTCGTTTACAGGTTAATAGATAGAGACGTGTTAGGAGGAGTGCCTTTATCGACTCTTGTCTCTGTAAACCCAGTGACGGGATCTTTATATTGTGTGAGATCATTCAATTACGAATTACTAAAGCTCTTGGAAGTGAACATTGTGGCCACTGACAAAGGTTCCCCACAGTTATCAGGTACCGCCACAATTAGAATCAAAGTCGTTGATCAAAATGATAATTCGCCATATATTTCATATCCCGTTTTGGACAATGATTTTGCCGACGTGCCTATCCCTTACAATGCACCTTACGGTTACCTTGTGCTTCAAGTCAAGGCTCGAGATGCCGACGAAGGCCCAAACAGTGAGCTTATATTCCGAATTTTAgaggataaaaataaacttttttcaaTCAACAAAGACAGCGgagaaattgttttaaaatacgGCCTGGCAGTCATGCCAGGAGAGATCCTGGAAATCAAGATTGCAGTAAGCGACACGGGGAGATTGCCGCTCTCAAAGAGTGCCACTATCCGCTTCCTTGTCAGAGAAATGTTGCCTTCTGAAGATCGAATTACTGCCGTGCTGCCGTCAAATGACGAGGAATATTCAAGCTTGGACATTTCTCTTGTTGTTATTATCATGCTCGGCGGGGGTTGTGCCCTGCTGCTCATAGCAATCTTGACTGTTGCCGTCTCGTGCAAGCACATACGAAACTGCAGAAACCACGAAGACAAGAAAAGTGTCACTCCTGGCCTTTTTGAAAGGAGCTCCCAAAATATTCACAACTCAAGGGATTCCAGTGTGTTGTCCGAAGCTGGTTATCTGGTCAATGACCAAACTACGTCATCGCTGGACGAGTCGAACAGCCTTTCTGAGGAGAGAAGTGCTGACACTGAGACAACGGTAAGACTACTCACCAAATGACGGTTTCAATATTGCTGACATAATGCACTATGATTCCTTACTggtgaataaattaatatgatGGATGTATCACCAATCTAATGCTTCGTTTTAATTCCTCAGGTTTTCTTTCCTTCAAAGTCTTTTGGTCCAGAAAACCTTCATAGGAAACCTTTTGAACAAGTATCCTTATGGCAGGGAGACAAATACAGTGCACCAAACAGGTAAGTCAAATGACTATGTAATTTACATCAATTAAAGTTGTGCATTTAGACATGAAGGTTTATTGTATTGTTGGCCTTATGCTTTTGtctaaaaataaaccatttaagGTCACTAAAAcgcaatttcagttaaaaaaaaataagattttttgtTCAATCTTCATGGAGAACAGTGATAACTGAACAGCCTTGTCAGCAATATCTGTAAGCTGAGTACTAGGTCTGTGAACAAGGCCTGTAATCACAATGTAAATATTCAATGTGTCAAAAACGATCAGATTATATTTCAAATCTTTTGTACAACATTAATTAAATGTCATCTCTTTACATACTATTTGGAGAATGTGGAATAGGCCAGTCAATCTTACATTTTAACTAAGGATTCACCACAGGAAAATAACATTTGGCATTTTCATGCTATAATGAGTGCTCTTACCAAATCTTGTTATAATTAGTAATGCAATGAATAGTGCGTAAATataatactgtaaaatattcagtgttaatttaCCTCAAACTGTTTATATAAAAGTTTATAGAGGATGAATCAGTATCTAATGTATTATACCAGAGATGATTTAACATTGCACATTTTATTGTGGGTGGAACAAGTAAAAAGTTACTCAGCCATAGAGATTTGATAGCTATTCAAACTGACACACTTGCAAATTACACCAAAAAAGAACAAGCTCAGGGGAGCCCACAGTTGAAAAATATGGTTTCAGCACTCTCCGATTTGATTTCATGAGCCTGGCCTGGTCAGAATCCCTTTTTAGACAGCAGTGACATAATTTATGTGATGCAGCATTTCAGCATCTGATGTATGTACTTACATTCACAGAGGCCCTGGGAGCACAGATCAGCTGAGTGTAGAAGACAGCGGAAAAGGAGACAGTGACTTCAACGACAGTGGCTCTGACATCAGCGATGGATGCAGACGGAATCCCAAGACTTCATGTCCATTGGAAAACAGTGAGTTTCTGAGTTCCGCACTTTTGTTATTATGTTTGCCAAATGTTACTTTCTAAAAACTGATTTATCTAGTGTAaatctgcatgtgtctgtgactATACTGTCAAATGATCTCAGAATGGACAGACTTGATTGGTAAATCCAATTGTCTTTATGGGCTAAATTGTACAAAGACCAGGTTTCCCGTGCAGAAGTGGTTACGTATATCAATAGGAACTTAATGTTTGAGGTTTTGTACATTTAAGTACTTACATTCAGCAAAGTGccgttttccttttttacacAAACATATATCTTGCTGTAAAATTACTTGCttctaaaataagaaataaaatgaattcttATATGAATATGTCACTCATAATGAATAAGCAGTAAAATTTGATTCATGTTTACATCTGCCTGACACATATTTTGCAAGATGGTCCTTATTAAGTAGAGCATATACTGCAATGTTGCATTTTGTGCAATGTCAataggctgcagtgtctgcagaaaatgcagtgtgctaggactgtagatctctgatagtaaaaaaaaaatgaaatcattctgCCTGTACTGTTGTTGCATAGACCCACAAATCCTTTTCTTTCCTTGCTTGCTTcatattgaatttaaattaatttgtgttcCATTTCAGGTTCTTTCCACCCTGCCAACACCATCGCTGTGGCTCAGCAGGGGAGGTATTGTGTAATCCCGAATCTCGCCACTGCCTCCTGCAGGAATGGATACACAGTAGCCTTTTCCCATGCGCCGGTCTACAGCCGTACCTTTGCTAATCCTGCTTCCTGGAGGGACCGCGGCTATGGCGCTAATGTTCCCGAAGCAGTGGGCTCTCACAGATCGCGGATGCCTCTGAGGACGACCATCCCATCTCCCCATGTCTACCGCCACAAGAAGGAGACGATGATGCAACCAGATAATCAGTCCCATCAGAGCCAGGGTATTCCAACAGTACACACTCTATCAGAGGTCGTTTAAACTTCATTTAACTTGTTAAGCCATGCTTATTAAGTAAAGTTGACAACTCTGAGGTGAGGAATATTAGAGCATTCAATATTTCTGTGTGCTGTATCCCTGCTATGCAACACAGCAACTTTCCTTCTCTTGGAATGAAtaagttaattatttaaaatacaaccataatttaaaatacaattactTTTTCCTACTAATAtatgataaaacattttagtCACACATTGTACATTACCCATGACTGTAAATATTTAGGtgtataaaatgtttatatagATGTTGtttctgtatatattattttgtatatatttgcagTATTTTCATAATCtttccataaataaatgtaaataaaatttttttgaatgttGCGGATTGTGTGGTGAATACATTTTACGTAGTATGTTgacatttaattatatatatatatatatatatatatacatatatataattataacaTGATAAATATCaaactattttcatttaatttcatttgaccCTTTAGAATGAGATTACTACTGAATTCGTTTTCTCTTTGAGTCAATACACTTCATCAAAACTCTTGATATGCCACACAGGCATGGTGATATATCACAGctgcttcacagcaagaaggtcccggGTTTGAAGGCTGGGGCCCTTCTCTGTGGTGTTGCAAGTTCCACCTGGGTTTTCTCCGGGTATTCTGGTTTCTtaccacagtccaaagacttgTAGGTAACTACCAACAGGGCACTAAAATACTCTACTACAGAACTTCTTTGTTTACAATCGACTAAGACCAGAATTCCTCCTGCCTTGCTTCCATGCAGTGATTTGGACATAGTATCCTGTCCAAAATATTTCCACCGCGGCTCCCTGGTCTACCTCCCGCTCCGCACTACTCAATGCTGCAAAACGTGGGGTGGACTCCAGTGTACTTTGCCCGATGCCTTCCGCACAGACCGATCTTGAGGATATCTGTTTCAAATTAGCTCTTTTCAACGTACGGTCTTTGAACAACACAACACCGCTGATAGCCtaaatgattacattacagATAAAAACGtagataaaatgtgtttaactgAGACATGGCAGACACctcaataatttattaatttaaacgAGGCGACTCCTCCAGGGCACTCATTCATCGAAAAACCCCTCTCCTCTGGCCATTGAGGAGGAGCAGTTGTTGTACACCGCGGTATTATTGAAATGAATGCTGTTGCCATACCAAGTCCCTCATCGTTTGAATGTAAAATTATCCGGTCCTCAACCTCTGTATATTGCAGTAATCTATCGCCCTCCACGaccttctgctggatttctctcCGAGTTCTCATTACTGACCACTGTCTGTGCCATGTCATCAAATGTATTAGTGCTGGGTGATTTTAACATTCATGTTGATTCTGCTGAATGTAATTCTGCTACAGATTTCCTGTCCCGACTAGGTTGTTTTGACATTAAACAACATGTCAATTCCCCCACACATAACAAGGGACATATAATAGATCTGGTATGCTCCTGTGGTGTAACTCCCTCTAATCTCACTGGCAATGTTCTTCTTATCACAAGATTAtgttgtttgaaatgttcatACCTCTGTCCCTGAACAACACCACACGTATTATTggctttataaatgtaaaaacatcaaCCTTGACTTAATGATGgaacttttaaatgaatgtcCTGATCCTGTCTCCACCCCTACTGATGAGCTAGTTTCTCACTATAATGACCTTCTCTCCACATATCTACAATCACTTGCCCCTCTTAAATATTGCACAGTTTCCTTCACTTGCGCTGAACCCTGGTACGCTCCTGAATTACGACTGATGAAGTCCCATGGCCATCGCTTAGAACGCCTGACAAAGAGAACTGGTCTAGCATAgttcaaaatgctgcagcacGAATACTGACCCACACAAAGACATTCGATCACATCTCTCGAATCCTGTACAAACTTCATTGGCTGCCAGTAAAATTCAGAATACAATTCAAAACCCTCCTGCTAACCTACAGTGCACTTCATGGTTTAGCTCTGGCCAATCTCACTGATTTTCTCCTGGACCACACATGCGCTCGCTCACTCCGCTCCTCCTCTGCAAGACTTTTAACTGTCCCCCAATCTCGCCACTCCACTCTTGGTGATTGGGCTTTCTCCTATGCAGCACCAAACTCTGGaacacactccctccccacaTCCGGAATTCTGAGACTCTCCActtttaagaaacatttaaaagctCCTCACTCTAGCTTTAACCTGAACAGGACAAAGCTATCCTCTCCCCAtggcacttttatttattttatttattcatttattactaatatttaatttaattttgttttttaaaatccatttcctGTAAGTGCAGTGTCTTGTCATTTTTTGCCCATTACCATGTAAGGTGACTTTGAGTGTTCAGAAAGGtgcccattattattattattattattatttctctgGCAGTCTGATAGAAAAGAGGTATAGCAAAGTGTCTGGAAGGGGAGACTATATAACATTATTGTTACATTAAACGGTGAACTCATTGTGAATGTATTACCGCAATTATTGCTGCTTACCATGCATTGGAAAACATATGTATTTAACAAAGTGAAAATAGTCAAGTACAGTATAATGATTTATATAACATatgcagaaaacaaagcaatacaCTTGTTGGTGGCTTTGAACACAAATCTCTTAAGTGCAAATGAGTTCTGCATGAAGCCTCAATTATGGCTGCCATCTTTTGGTGCTGTATATAGCAATAATGCTGTGAAGAGGCCAAAAACAATATTCACTTGACTATCGAAAAGTTTCATATTTTGACTTTGATGAGGGAATGCCACTTGGGTTCAGCCAATTGTCTACGA
It contains:
- the LOC135250995 gene encoding protocadherin-8-like, with the protein product MGTTTFSDTKKSVAVNSSRVGNKYDQRELYLCRPIYYLVIKTIYFPLKQSIMSCRKIRLGNICIMLLTVLRTVQCTTLEYKTYEEDAPGTEIGSLSHDLKIEPGNNTQRSFRFMEEANSSLLNLGPTDGLLTVREVIDREQLCTQSERCLINFDIVAFYKEKYQLIHVEIEVIDINDHSPRFAHNESHLEISESLAVGTRFPLDIAVDQDVGNNYIQTYEVSSNNHFGIEVRAREDGVKHAELVLLQAMDRETEDAYSIQVTATDGGSPPSSGSMNVHIKVLDSNDNSPAFEHSSYKVELHEDAPIGLLLLKVKAVDPDDGINGEVVYAFVKDSPSEITRVFKIDQFSGAVTLKAAVDYETRRSYELNINAYDLGVDSSPSVCKVFVKVTDVNDNAPEIRIKPMTSMTDGVACITEAAATESFVALIRTSDRDSGSNGNVRVHLHGHEHFKLQQAYGGAVMIVTTTTLDRERNPEYNLTVEAEDLGVPPFKTIKQYTIRVSDENDNAPLFSKSVYEVSVIENNSPGSYITTVVARDLDIGDNGKVVYRLIDRDVLGGVPLSTLVSVNPVTGSLYCVRSFNYELLKLLEVNIVATDKGSPQLSGTATIRIKVVDQNDNSPYISYPVLDNDFADVPIPYNAPYGYLVLQVKARDADEGPNSELIFRILEDKNKLFSINKDSGEIVLKYGLAVMPGEILEIKIAVSDTGRLPLSKSATIRFLVREMLPSEDRITAVLPSNDEEYSSLDISLVVIIMLGGGCALLLIAILTVAVSCKHIRNCRNHEDKKSVTPGLFERSSQNIHNSRDSSVLSEAGYLVNDQTTSSLDESNSLSEERSADTETTVFFPSKSFGPENLHRKPFEQVSLWQGDKYSAPNRGPGSTDQLSVEDSGKGDSDFNDSGSDISDGCRRNPKTSCPLENSSFHPANTIAVAQQGRYCVIPNLATASCRNGYTVAFSHAPVYSRTFANPASWRDRGYGANVPEAVGSHRSRMPLRTTIPSPHVYRHKKETMMQPDNQSHQSQGIPTVHTLSEVV